The nucleotide window CGACGCCGTCGGCCGCCGCCTGGTCGGCGAGGTCGACGAGCAGGCCGGCCGGGGCCGGCGCTGGCGCTGGTGGCTCGACCCCCGGCCGCTCCTCCCCGACCGCCGCCCCCGCCTCCGCATCGCCGACCGCTCCGCCACCCACGCGGCCTGACCCCGGCGGCGGACGGTCGCCGGCGGGCGGGAGGCCGCGACCAGCCGACGGCGGCGGGCCGGGCGGGACGTCGACACCAGCCGACGACCGCGGCCGGGCGGGACGTCGACGCCAGCCGACGGGGGGCCGCCCGGCCGGACGTCGCTCGGGCCGGGCGCGAGGCCGGGCGCCGCCATCGCGGCGGGAGGCCCAGGCCAGCCGACGGAGCGTCGCCGCCCCTCCGTTGCTCGTCCGTCAGGCGTCCGGTGCGTCGCTCGCGGTCGGGGCGGCCGCTCGGGCGTCAGGAGTCCGGTGCGTCGCTCGCGGTCGGGGCGGCCGCTCGGGCGTCCGGCGCTGACGTCGCCCGCTGGCGCGCCGGGCGGCGGCGGCCGTGCGCCTCGTCGTCAGGTGGCGCGCGCTCCGCGTGGGCGCGACGCGGCGATCATGCAGGAAGGGCGGAGGGACGCGAGGTGCGAGGAGGCGGCGGGGCGGGCGCTACTGGTCGTCGCGGCGGAAGCGCTCGCGCATCTTCTTGCCGGTGCTGCCGAAGTAGTCGCGGAGGCCGGCGGCGCGGAACGACGCCGTCATCTGCTCCATCCCGGCTCTGCCGAGGCGGCGGGCGTTGCGCTCGAAGACCAGGGCCGAGGCCAGCATGACGAGGAAGCCGCCGAAGGCGATGCCGAACCAGACGGCGAGGCCCCAGATCATGATGACGACCCCGGCGAGGAAGCCGGCGGTCGCCCACTTCAGGTTCCGGAAGGCGTGGGTGAAGACCGTGGTCGAGCCGACTTCGCGCGCGAACGCCGGGTCGCTCTCG belongs to Acidimicrobiales bacterium and includes:
- a CDS encoding DUF3040 domain-containing protein encodes the protein MPLSEDEQRILQQIEQQFYESDPAFAREVGSTTVFTHAFRNLKWATAGFLAGVVIMIWGLAVWFGIAFGGFLVMLASALVFERNARRLGRAGMEQMTASFRAAGLRDYFGSTGKKMRERFRRDDQ